The sequence GTCAGGGTGGTTCCCCTCTTAGAGCTATGAACTGACCCCCGGTGCGTCAACGGGACAAAATCGAATCAACCGCACCCGAGAGTCGACTCTCGGGTGCGGTTTGTATTTTCAACAGTGTTGCACCTCGCCCCCGCCCGGATAAACGTACGGTTTGCGAGACAGATCCTGGATACGTCAGTGAGGTCAGGTCAGCTTGTTTCAGGTGCAGCAGGAAACTCGACAGGCTCAACTGTTTCCTCTTCGGGAGAGCTTTCCACTTTGGGTGGCTCGCCCCCATTTGCCACCAGCGTGAAGTAGTCCCAGGCAGCTTTGCTGACGTCAGCCATGATGCTGCTGCTCAGGTCCCACTCGACCCAACCGAATTTGTGGATAAAGACGGCGACGACATAAGGACCTGCCGGACTCCAGACGATGGCTGCATCACTGTGGCTGTCCTCTACAAAACCGTGCTTGTGGACCATCCTTACATCGGGTGGAAGACCTGTTTCCAGTAGAATGTCCTTTTTGTTCAAGTCCATGAATTCCAGCATCTGGCTGCACTCGTCCGCAGTCAATTGATCTGGATAGATTGCCAGCAAAGTCCCCCCACCTTCACTACACTGAACAAGCCACTCGAGCAACAAGGCACTGTCTTTGGCCGTAGTCTGCATGTGTTTGTCGGGCGCCGTGGAAACATCGGTGCGGCTATTGGCAGGAGTAGAGTAAGTTTTGGGCAAGGAGTCTTTGTCGTAGGGTGTGGCCATGAAACTGTTCTCCAGACCCAGGTTACGCAGGGTAGCGGTGACCCGATCCGCGCCACTCCATTCATCACCGATATTGCCCCCCCCGATCAATCGCAACAGCAGATTGGCTGTAAAATTGCCGCTCAGGCCCATGGTGCTGGTCAGTAGCTTGGTGGTCTCCACGCCAGGCCCCTTTCCCAGCACGCTGCGGTAGAGTTCCGCCATGATCGGTACCTTCATGGTACTCATGCCGGCGAAGGCAATATCGGGATCGACGCTGACCTCCTCATCTCCCCCCACCTGGCGCACGAAGATACTCACCAGACCGGGGAACTGATCGGCGCGATTGGCCAGAAGGCGCTCCAGCTCCTTGATAGTGGGCGGTGGTGGCGGAATCTCCACCAATACGAGATGTGCCTCACGCTGCACTGGATCCTCCAGCGCGTCCAATAGACCTGGCATCGACAGGTTCGGTTCCAGTTCCAAACCCGGTTTCCCTGCCTGGAACATGAAGGTGGATGTATATGGGGTGCCCGGCACCAGGGCCACCCCGGAGGGAGGACGCGGCTCCTGGTCGAAATCCTGAGCCACCTCGTAGAACCAGGCACCCAGCTTCTCTTCGTCCAACGTGTATTTCAACGGGATATCGAGTGGGTCGGGAGGGTGGTCCATCAACTGGCTGGGAAATGGACGCCAGAATCCCAATCCCTCTCCAAAGGGCACCGCTTCGGCGATCATCGCGTTGACGTCTGGTTGGAAGCCGATGTCCTCTGGATAGAGGATAATGCGTTCACCATCGTAATA is a genomic window of Chloroflexota bacterium containing:
- a CDS encoding serine hydrolase, whose protein sequence is MRNLLLLLLVILVAVAVLLGPSALAYYNSQGPLPGGISLAGLDPSGQDLEEIAGNLHETFMQPVAVYYDGERIILYPEDIGFQPDVNAMIAEAVPFGEGLGFWRPFPSQLMDHPPDPLDIPLKYTLDEEKLGAWFYEVAQDFDQEPRPPSGVALVPGTPYTSTFMFQAGKPGLELEPNLSMPGLLDALEDPVQREAHLVLVEIPPPPPTIKELERLLANRADQFPGLVSIFVRQVGGDEEVSVDPDIAFAGMSTMKVPIMAELYRSVLGKGPGVETTKLLTSTMGLSGNFTANLLLRLIGGGNIGDEWSGADRVTATLRNLGLENSFMATPYDKDSLPKTYSTPANSRTDVSTAPDKHMQTTAKDSALLLEWLVQCSEGGGTLLAIYPDQLTADECSQMLEFMDLNKKDILLETGLPPDVRMVHKHGFVEDSHSDAAIVWSPAGPYVVAVFIHKFGWVEWDLSSSIMADVSKAAWDYFTLVANGGEPPKVESSPEEETVEPVEFPAAPETS